A portion of the Salinigranum marinum genome contains these proteins:
- the aglF gene encoding UTP--glucose-1-phosphate uridylyltransferase AglF encodes MQAVVLAAGEGTRLRPLTETRPKALVEVAGKPILVHCLEQLAALGVDGFVVVVGYRAEQVIDYLGDEFQGIPVTYTYQRERLGLAHALLTAEEHVDGAFVLMLGDNVFEANLAAVVARQRCGDVDAAVLVEEVPWAEASRYGVCLTDEDDAVVGVVEKPADPPSNLVMTGFYTFTPAIFHACHLVQPSARGEYELPDAIGLLLRSGRTIDAIRMEGWRIDVGYPADRDEAERRLNAVDTSATDRGVRGAQVTEN; translated from the coding sequence ATGCAAGCCGTTGTGCTCGCCGCCGGTGAAGGCACCAGGCTCCGCCCGCTCACCGAGACGCGGCCGAAGGCACTCGTGGAAGTCGCCGGGAAGCCCATTCTCGTGCACTGTCTCGAACAGCTCGCCGCGCTCGGCGTCGATGGTTTCGTCGTCGTCGTCGGCTACCGGGCCGAACAGGTCATCGACTACCTGGGTGACGAGTTCCAGGGGATCCCGGTAACGTACACCTACCAGCGCGAGCGACTGGGGCTCGCCCACGCGCTCCTCACCGCCGAGGAACACGTCGATGGGGCGTTCGTCCTGATGCTCGGCGACAACGTCTTCGAGGCGAACCTCGCGGCGGTCGTCGCCCGACAGCGGTGCGGTGACGTCGACGCCGCGGTCCTCGTCGAGGAGGTCCCCTGGGCGGAAGCCTCGCGTTACGGCGTCTGTCTCACCGACGAGGACGACGCTGTCGTCGGGGTGGTCGAAAAGCCCGCTGACCCGCCGTCGAACCTGGTCATGACGGGCTTTTACACGTTCACGCCGGCGATCTTCCACGCCTGTCACCTCGTCCAGCCGTCGGCCCGCGGCGAGTACGAACTCCCCGACGCGATCGGACTCCTGCTCCGATCGGGCCGGACGATCGACGCTATCCGGATGGAGGGGTGGCGCATCGACGTCGGCTACCCCGCCGACCGCGACGAGGCCGAACGCCGACTCAACGCGGTCGACACGAGCGCGACCGACCGGGGCGTCCGGGGTGCCCAGGTCACAGAGAACTGA
- the glmM gene encoding phosphoglucosamine mutase gives MFGTSGVRGTVGEEITAELALRVGRAVGSDAERVLVGRDVRDSGALLADAVSAGLRECGADVVRLGVVSTPVLARHVGWLDADAAVGVTASHNPAPDNGLKLWTPSGQAFDAAATDAVERRIDDGAYDLQGYRTLGTQTSHEGAADRQVAHLAERFPSFEELSVVVDLGNGTGRPTVDALVALDAEVTTLNAQADGRFPTRKSEPNADSLGGLCRTVAALDADLGVAHDGDADRMMAVTDEGTFVPGDVLLALFARRALAESGGSVAVPVDTSLLVSDVVSDAGGTVTYTRVGDVHVAEQVATAGYVFGGEPSGAWIWPTETLCPDAHFAALELAALVADSGPLSALVTDVPSYETRRENVPTDRKRAVMERVSARLTETDDDVLTLDGIRVDAEDGWFLVRASGTEPLVRVTAEARDAAAAERLHSVAKGVVDEAVELEG, from the coding sequence ATGTTCGGAACCAGCGGCGTTCGCGGCACCGTCGGCGAGGAGATCACGGCCGAGTTGGCCCTGCGGGTCGGCCGTGCGGTCGGCTCCGACGCCGAGCGGGTCCTCGTGGGGCGCGACGTCCGCGACAGCGGTGCGCTCCTCGCCGACGCCGTCAGCGCGGGGCTCCGGGAGTGCGGCGCGGACGTCGTCCGACTCGGGGTCGTGTCGACGCCGGTGCTCGCCCGACACGTCGGCTGGCTCGACGCGGACGCCGCGGTCGGCGTGACCGCCTCGCACAACCCCGCGCCCGACAACGGACTCAAACTGTGGACGCCGAGCGGTCAGGCGTTCGACGCGGCCGCGACCGACGCGGTCGAGCGCCGGATCGACGACGGCGCGTACGACCTCCAGGGGTACCGGACGTTGGGCACACAGACGAGCCACGAGGGGGCGGCCGACCGGCAGGTCGCCCACCTCGCGGAGCGGTTCCCGTCGTTCGAGGAGCTGTCGGTCGTGGTCGACCTCGGCAACGGGACCGGTCGCCCCACCGTCGACGCGCTCGTCGCGCTCGACGCCGAGGTGACGACGCTCAACGCGCAGGCCGACGGGCGCTTTCCAACCCGGAAGTCGGAGCCGAACGCCGACTCGCTCGGCGGCCTCTGTCGGACGGTGGCGGCCCTCGACGCCGACCTCGGCGTCGCCCACGACGGCGACGCCGACCGGATGATGGCCGTCACCGACGAGGGGACGTTCGTCCCCGGCGACGTGCTCCTAGCGCTCTTCGCGCGGCGGGCGCTCGCCGAGAGTGGTGGCAGTGTCGCGGTTCCGGTCGACACGAGCCTCCTGGTGAGCGACGTCGTGAGCGACGCCGGCGGGACGGTGACGTACACCCGCGTCGGCGACGTCCATGTCGCCGAGCAGGTCGCGACGGCGGGGTACGTCTTCGGGGGTGAGCCAAGCGGTGCGTGGATCTGGCCGACCGAGACGCTCTGTCCGGACGCGCACTTCGCCGCCTTGGAACTGGCGGCGCTGGTCGCCGACTCGGGGCCACTCTCGGCGCTCGTGACCGACGTGCCGAGCTACGAGACCCGCCGGGAGAACGTCCCGACGGACCGCAAGCGCGCGGTCATGGAGCGGGTGTCGGCTCGGCTCACGGAGACGGACGACGACGTGTTGACGCTCGACGGGATCCGCGTCGACGCCGAGGACGGCTGGTTCCTCGTCCGAGCCAGCGGCACCGAACCGCTCGTCCGCGTCACCGCCGAAGCCCGCGACGCGGCCGCCGCCGAACGGCTCCACTCGGTGGCGAAAGGGGTCGTCGACGAGGCCGTCGAACTCGAGGGCTGA
- a CDS encoding DUF4129 domain-containing protein, whose product MTALATLFVCVLLVGSTVGAAAGAPFASDPASNGDLASGASGASGATSREQVAPPAVNETTAANGTAPNETVPVVDHEDPRTALGRGSVQSVDAYLVGSMSNRLAGSTRLLNRGEYPEARAVLGADYESLYERYDDVRGDVGTRPEDAARFAVVRDEQLRYIDAVERYGLVREDYLEARRDADSFHARRLAREMELQAETVAESRDNLVANYTLMTAMGGDRQNETVRLVDRQADRVRALQSTVRDQQFVDTRLEISVPNTTGSFASPYRLLGRVTTADGTPLSNETGWLTVGGQRSAVETDANGTFAVLYRPTTVPDGPVTVEARFVVDEQSAYLGDRTTVELFVRQETPTVTVATQPTVGFGDELVVSGVVGGDVPNATRLQERTRDGNVFRDRLRAAVEAEARMAAATNATPPVTRTLVVDTTGLSTVSTAGPVTVAVNVTDLATVTNPSVLTAENATVVVNETAVEAIPLPPALREPLPTEFVGAANVSLLVVVGDRRLGTAETGTDGTYRFTTTVPPDIRRGSQPVRVVLVDADRALAPTAAATSVAVRTTPTRVRLDETVTRGRELLVAGTLATADGTPLPGQQVELRVDGGVVETARTDDDGAFAASLSLPDRDGVRTTVSVVAGFDTPTTNLAPAESAPAVVGLPEPRVEPAAEVPAVARLREALGVGEVLVVLPVVDLGVSPDLLAGTVGLVVVGLGVLVAVASRRRRTGPVSVAGRRRLGDAAAAELLRGGRPDPTDATDPTPPGVYLRAARSALAASNPRLATEYAYVAARRQLSAERPLPRRVTHREFLRAVREGGYEVADAVSALTTAYERAAFSPHGVADSEAERAISAAEVLVN is encoded by the coding sequence GTGACCGCCCTCGCGACCCTGTTCGTCTGCGTCCTGCTGGTCGGATCGACCGTCGGCGCGGCGGCGGGTGCACCGTTCGCGTCCGACCCCGCGTCGAACGGCGATCTCGCGTCCGGCGCGTCCGGCGCGTCCGGCGCGACCAGTCGGGAACAGGTGGCCCCGCCGGCGGTGAACGAGACGACCGCAGCGAACGGCACGGCTCCGAACGAGACGGTGCCCGTCGTCGACCACGAGGACCCGCGGACGGCGCTCGGTCGCGGCAGCGTCCAGTCGGTCGACGCCTACCTCGTCGGGTCGATGTCGAACCGGCTCGCGGGGAGCACCCGCCTCCTCAACCGCGGCGAGTATCCCGAGGCCCGCGCCGTCCTCGGAGCCGACTACGAGAGTCTCTACGAGCGGTACGACGACGTCCGGGGCGACGTCGGGACGCGTCCGGAGGACGCGGCGCGCTTCGCGGTCGTCCGCGACGAACAGCTCCGGTACATCGACGCCGTTGAGCGCTACGGGCTCGTCCGCGAGGACTACCTCGAAGCCAGGCGCGACGCCGACTCGTTCCACGCGCGACGGCTGGCGCGCGAGATGGAACTGCAGGCCGAAACCGTGGCCGAGAGCCGCGACAACCTCGTCGCCAACTACACGCTCATGACGGCGATGGGCGGGGACCGACAGAACGAGACGGTCCGGCTCGTCGACCGACAGGCCGACCGTGTGCGCGCGCTCCAGTCGACCGTCCGCGACCAGCAGTTCGTCGACACCCGACTCGAGATCAGCGTCCCGAACACCACGGGGTCGTTCGCGTCCCCGTACCGGCTGCTCGGGCGGGTCACCACCGCCGACGGCACGCCGCTCTCGAACGAGACGGGCTGGCTCACCGTCGGCGGGCAGCGCTCTGCGGTCGAGACGGACGCGAACGGAACGTTCGCGGTGCTCTACCGCCCGACGACCGTCCCCGACGGGCCTGTCACGGTCGAGGCGCGCTTCGTCGTCGACGAGCAGTCGGCGTATCTCGGCGACCGGACGACGGTCGAGCTCTTCGTCAGGCAGGAGACGCCGACGGTCACCGTCGCGACGCAGCCCACCGTCGGCTTCGGCGACGAACTCGTCGTCTCGGGGGTCGTCGGCGGGGACGTTCCGAACGCGACCCGCCTCCAGGAGCGGACCCGCGACGGCAACGTGTTCCGCGACAGGCTCCGGGCGGCGGTCGAAGCCGAGGCACGAATGGCGGCCGCGACGAACGCGACGCCACCCGTCACTCGGACGCTGGTGGTAGACACGACGGGCCTCTCGACGGTCAGTACGGCGGGACCGGTGACGGTCGCGGTGAACGTGACCGACCTCGCGACCGTCACGAATCCTTCCGTGCTGACCGCCGAAAACGCGACCGTCGTCGTGAACGAGACCGCGGTCGAGGCCATCCCGCTCCCGCCGGCGTTGCGCGAGCCCCTCCCGACGGAGTTCGTCGGTGCGGCGAACGTGAGCCTGCTTGTCGTCGTCGGCGACCGCCGTCTCGGGACGGCCGAGACCGGGACCGACGGCACCTACCGGTTCACGACGACGGTCCCGCCCGACATCCGCCGTGGGAGCCAACCCGTCCGCGTCGTGCTCGTCGACGCCGACCGGGCGCTCGCGCCGACCGCGGCCGCGACGAGCGTGGCCGTCCGGACGACGCCGACGCGGGTTCGGCTCGACGAGACGGTGACGCGCGGCCGTGAGCTGCTCGTCGCCGGGACGCTCGCGACGGCGGACGGAACGCCGCTCCCCGGCCAGCAGGTCGAACTCCGCGTCGACGGCGGGGTCGTCGAGACGGCCCGGACCGATGACGACGGCGCGTTCGCGGCGTCGCTCTCGCTCCCCGACCGCGACGGGGTGCGCACGACCGTCAGTGTCGTCGCCGGCTTCGACACCCCGACGACCAACCTCGCGCCCGCCGAGAGCGCGCCGGCGGTGGTCGGGCTTCCCGAGCCCCGCGTGGAGCCGGCGGCGGAGGTCCCGGCCGTCGCCCGACTCCGCGAGGCGCTCGGCGTCGGCGAGGTGCTCGTGGTCCTGCCGGTCGTCGACCTCGGCGTCTCTCCGGACCTGCTCGCCGGGACCGTCGGCCTCGTCGTCGTCGGGCTGGGCGTGCTCGTGGCCGTCGCCTCCCGGCGTCGCCGGACCGGCCCGGTCAGCGTAGCCGGTCGACGGCGACTCGGCGACGCCGCGGCCGCGGAACTCCTCCGGGGCGGCCGGCCGGACCCGACCGACGCGACGGATCCGACACCGCCGGGGGTGTATCTCCGGGCGGCCCGGAGCGCGCTCGCGGCCTCGAACCCACGGCTCGCGACCGAGTACGCCTACGTCGCCGCCCGCAGACAGCTCTCGGCGGAGCGCCCGCTTCCGCGACGGGTCACCCACCGCGAGTTCCTGCGTGCGGTCCGCGAGGGCGGCTACGAGGTGGCCGACGCCGTCAGCGCGCTGACCACGGCGTACGAGCGGGCGGCGTTCAGCCCCCACGGTGTCGCCGACAGCGAGGCCGAACGGGCCATCTCGGCGGCCGAAGTGCTGGTGAACTAG
- a CDS encoding DUF1616 domain-containing protein produces MSSPRRRFSRAGRAVPPDLAALVVVVAVTWLTIPFALSPGNPLVVPIAVIFVLVAPGYAIVSALFPARRAAETSEGHRLDVRGLDFPERLALGVGTSVVVAPFVAFALRTTVVGIDRTPVLVVLGALTLAATAVAAVRWRALPPGLRYQFTVAPLRASTMADRLLVVVVAVAVVVAVSSVGYATTTARGGEDITEFYVLAVQDDGSLLADNYPSSLTLGEPARLYVGLDNHRGTDTTYTVVAVAQQVDLDTGEVLRQEEFQRYTTTVADGDAWGVRHEFTPAWTGVNVRVAYLLYVDRVPTAVSQAAADDSVHLWMDVLDPLDGPVPGLGTAAGGTTAAGTTRLPADPATDGTATNETATAAGSAEP; encoded by the coding sequence ATGAGTTCTCCACGTCGTCGCTTCTCCCGCGCGGGCCGGGCGGTTCCGCCGGATCTCGCCGCGCTCGTGGTCGTCGTCGCGGTCACCTGGCTGACGATCCCGTTCGCGCTCTCGCCGGGCAACCCGCTCGTCGTCCCCATCGCGGTCATTTTCGTCCTCGTCGCCCCCGGCTACGCCATCGTCTCGGCGCTGTTCCCCGCCCGTCGCGCCGCCGAAACCAGCGAGGGCCACCGACTCGACGTGCGCGGGCTCGACTTCCCCGAGCGGCTGGCGCTCGGCGTCGGGACGAGCGTCGTCGTCGCCCCGTTCGTCGCGTTCGCGCTCCGGACGACCGTCGTGGGGATCGACCGCACGCCCGTCCTCGTGGTCCTCGGGGCGCTCACCCTGGCCGCGACGGCCGTCGCCGCCGTCCGCTGGCGCGCGCTCCCGCCCGGACTCCGGTATCAGTTCACCGTCGCGCCGCTCCGTGCGAGCACGATGGCCGACCGGCTGCTCGTCGTCGTGGTCGCCGTCGCGGTCGTGGTCGCCGTCAGCAGCGTCGGCTACGCGACGACGACCGCCCGCGGCGGCGAGGACATCACGGAGTTCTACGTGCTCGCTGTCCAGGACGACGGGAGCCTGCTGGCCGACAACTACCCCAGCAGCCTCACCCTGGGCGAGCCCGCCCGACTGTACGTCGGCCTCGACAACCACCGCGGCACCGACACGACCTACACGGTCGTCGCCGTCGCCCAACAGGTCGACCTCGACACGGGCGAGGTCCTCCGCCAGGAGGAGTTCCAGCGCTACACGACGACCGTCGCCGACGGCGACGCGTGGGGCGTCCGCCACGAGTTCACGCCCGCGTGGACCGGCGTCAACGTCCGCGTCGCGTACCTCCTCTACGTCGACCGCGTGCCGACCGCCGTCTCGCAGGCGGCGGCGGACGACTCGGTCCACCTCTGGATGGACGTGCTTGACCCGCTGGACGGGCCGGTGCCGGGGCTCGGTACCGCCGCCGGCGGCACGACCGCGGCCGGAACGACGCGACTCCCGGCCGATCCCGCGACCGACGGGACCGCGACTAACGAGACCGCGACCGCGGCCGGGTCGGCCGAGCCGTGA
- a CDS encoding DUF58 domain-containing protein, with amino-acid sequence MNYTRRLWGVVALIGLFAVAAAALVQPVFLLCAAGLLAWLLAGGYRFVSAVRWLDGALVVEQTPTSPTFVDEGRPFAVDVSLLRPADVGLRVEPRVPVAGDTGVVPVELGPDETTGTSTGELTWRVAGEHHLPPAVVHVTDRWGLFATSFRAGSTPTVRVGPPRPRARDVTAGGADLLTTLGRRRTVLRGNGFDLGEVREYVPGDPITRVDWKATARLDDLHVREFESETAVVTTMILDARVGMGAGPAGSTKFDYLRQVALALVGESRRAGEPIGLYVVDDAGVSGLPARATQAQYERLRERLYTTVPGGGDATTGPRRIHRRSRRMARRMAGTLDDDSAFARTLRPFLADRGSATGVADDPLYRVIASGRARTTLAGGGTVLTVVLTDDENRAAVRESARLARRRDGRVVVFLTPTALFGADATDADAETTYDRLREFDRFRRELAGIAGVSAFEVGPGHRLERAVTEAAHRRQPVEARR; translated from the coding sequence ATGAACTACACTCGGCGTCTCTGGGGGGTTGTCGCGCTGATCGGCCTATTCGCCGTCGCCGCGGCCGCCCTGGTACAGCCCGTCTTTCTCCTCTGTGCCGCCGGCCTCCTCGCGTGGCTCCTCGCGGGCGGCTACCGGTTCGTCTCGGCGGTCCGGTGGCTCGACGGGGCGCTCGTGGTCGAACAGACGCCCACCTCGCCGACGTTCGTCGACGAGGGCCGCCCGTTCGCCGTCGACGTGTCGCTTCTCCGACCCGCCGACGTCGGCCTCCGCGTCGAACCGCGCGTCCCCGTCGCGGGCGACACGGGCGTGGTGCCCGTCGAACTCGGCCCCGACGAGACGACCGGGACGTCGACGGGCGAACTCACCTGGCGTGTCGCCGGCGAACACCACCTCCCGCCCGCGGTCGTCCACGTCACCGACCGCTGGGGCCTGTTCGCGACGTCGTTCCGCGCGGGGTCGACCCCGACGGTCCGGGTCGGCCCACCGCGACCGCGCGCCAGAGACGTCACCGCGGGCGGTGCCGACCTCCTGACGACGCTCGGGCGGCGACGGACCGTCCTCCGGGGGAACGGCTTCGACCTCGGCGAGGTCCGCGAGTACGTCCCCGGCGACCCGATCACCCGGGTGGACTGGAAGGCGACGGCGCGGCTCGACGACCTCCACGTCCGCGAGTTCGAGTCCGAGACGGCCGTCGTCACGACGATGATCCTCGACGCGCGGGTAGGGATGGGCGCGGGACCAGCGGGGTCGACGAAGTTCGACTACCTCCGGCAGGTCGCTCTGGCGCTCGTCGGCGAGTCGCGGCGGGCGGGCGAGCCAATCGGCCTGTACGTCGTCGACGACGCCGGGGTCTCGGGGCTCCCCGCTCGCGCGACCCAAGCGCAGTACGAACGTCTGCGCGAGCGGCTGTACACGACCGTCCCCGGCGGCGGCGACGCCACGACGGGGCCGCGTCGGATCCACCGACGGAGCCGCCGGATGGCGCGCCGGATGGCCGGGACGCTCGACGACGACAGCGCGTTCGCCCGGACACTCCGGCCGTTCCTCGCGGACCGGGGGAGCGCCACGGGCGTCGCGGACGATCCCCTCTACCGAGTGATCGCGAGCGGCCGAGCCCGGACAACGCTCGCTGGCGGCGGGACGGTTCTCACCGTGGTGTTGACCGACGACGAGAACCGCGCCGCGGTGCGAGAGAGCGCCCGTCTCGCCCGGCGGCGCGACGGCCGCGTCGTGGTGTTTCTCACCCCGACGGCGCTGTTCGGGGCGGACGCGACCGACGCCGACGCCGAGACGACGTACGACCGGCTCCGCGAGTTCGACCGGTTCCGGCGCGAACTGGCCGGGATCGCGGGCGTCTCCGCGTTCGAGGTGGGGCCGGGCCACCGCCTCGAACGCGCCGTCACCGAGGCGGCGCACCGACGACAGCCCGTGGAGGCGCGCCGATGA
- a CDS encoding MoxR family ATPase translates to MTAASELYDRLVDEIGVVLVGREEVVRGLTIGLLTRRHVLLEGVPGVAKTTLASLFARASGLDHRRIQMTPDVLPADITGTKVYRQGTGTFEVTKGPVFANVVVTDEINRATPKTQSALLEAMEEGTVTIEGETFALPQPFVVVATQNPIEIEGTFELPKAQRDRFMLKYVLDLPTAEEELRMLDRFDADPELDASDVEQVVTPAAIDRARAEVQAVYVDAKVKRYILDLVTETRRHSDVAYGVSPRGSLSLLHGSKALAAIEGRDYVVPDDVKALAPAVLSHRLGLTPDALLGDASERDVVAEITERVAPPSVDEVAPDSA, encoded by the coding sequence ATGACCGCCGCATCCGAGCTGTACGACCGCCTCGTCGACGAGATCGGCGTCGTGCTCGTCGGCCGCGAGGAGGTCGTCAGAGGGTTGACGATCGGGCTTCTCACGCGCCGGCACGTCCTCTTGGAGGGAGTGCCCGGCGTCGCGAAGACGACGCTTGCGAGCCTCTTCGCCCGCGCGTCCGGCCTCGATCACCGCCGCATCCAGATGACGCCCGACGTGCTCCCCGCCGACATCACCGGGACGAAAGTGTACCGCCAGGGCACCGGGACGTTCGAGGTGACGAAAGGTCCCGTCTTCGCCAACGTCGTCGTCACCGACGAGATCAACCGCGCGACGCCGAAGACCCAGTCCGCCCTCTTAGAGGCGATGGAGGAGGGGACGGTCACCATCGAAGGGGAGACGTTCGCGCTGCCACAGCCGTTCGTCGTCGTGGCGACGCAGAACCCGATCGAGATCGAGGGCACCTTCGAGCTCCCGAAGGCCCAGCGCGACCGCTTCATGCTGAAGTACGTCCTCGACCTCCCCACGGCCGAGGAGGAACTCCGGATGCTCGACCGGTTCGACGCCGACCCGGAGCTCGACGCGTCGGACGTCGAGCAGGTCGTCACTCCCGCGGCGATCGATCGGGCTCGGGCGGAAGTACAGGCCGTCTACGTCGACGCGAAGGTCAAGCGGTACATCCTCGACCTCGTCACGGAGACGCGCCGTCACTCCGACGTCGCCTACGGCGTCTCCCCCCGCGGGTCGCTCTCGTTGCTCCACGGCTCGAAGGCGCTGGCCGCGATCGAGGGCCGCGACTACGTCGTCCCCGACGACGTGAAGGCGCTCGCGCCCGCGGTGCTCTCCCACCGCCTCGGGCTCACCCCCGACGCGCTGCTGGGCGACGCGAGCGAGCGCGACGTCGTCGCCGAGATCACCGAGCGGGTCGCGCCGCCGAGCGTCGACGAGGTCGCCCCCGACTCGGCGTGA
- a CDS encoding DUF4350 domain-containing protein yields the protein MNRETLPPRAALALFAVVLLLAATAGATTSPTTYSAYNSDWDGTSELRLRANAAAGDQTVAAGTRAYRTADAKATVAVVVAPTEPYTAGELATVRSFVTAGGTLVVAADSAAANRLLDGVGAAARVDGRPLRDERAFFRTAALPVVRDIRDDPLTEGVDELVFNHPTAVEPNGARVLAATSGFAYLDTERNAVLDLEEELRSYPVVTTERIGDGRVVVVSDPSLFLNGMLDRSDNARFADNVVSADEHVILDFSHGATVPPFVVAVDVLQHAPLLQALVLVGGVGVVAGWVVVPGIRARRRGRARRPTPLAIGDESTLRASLRRAHPDWDEANVDRVAMVVARRMTDARRDERDVRGGAD from the coding sequence GTGAACCGGGAGACGCTCCCGCCGCGAGCGGCGCTCGCGCTGTTCGCGGTCGTGTTGTTGCTGGCCGCCACCGCGGGGGCGACCACCTCGCCGACGACGTACAGCGCGTACAACAGCGACTGGGACGGCACCTCCGAGCTCAGACTCCGTGCGAACGCCGCTGCCGGCGACCAGACGGTCGCGGCCGGGACGCGCGCGTACCGCACGGCCGACGCCAAGGCGACCGTCGCGGTCGTCGTCGCGCCCACGGAGCCGTACACCGCGGGCGAACTCGCGACGGTCCGCTCGTTCGTGACCGCCGGCGGGACGCTCGTCGTCGCCGCCGATTCGGCCGCCGCTAACCGACTGCTCGACGGCGTCGGCGCGGCCGCGCGGGTCGACGGGCGGCCGCTCCGCGACGAGCGCGCCTTCTTCCGGACCGCCGCGCTGCCCGTGGTCCGCGACATCCGCGACGACCCGCTCACCGAGGGCGTCGACGAACTCGTGTTCAACCACCCCACCGCGGTCGAGCCGAACGGTGCACGCGTGCTCGCGGCCACCTCGGGCTTCGCGTACCTCGACACGGAACGCAACGCGGTGCTCGATCTCGAAGAGGAGCTACGGTCGTACCCGGTCGTCACGACCGAGCGGATCGGCGACGGGCGGGTTGTCGTCGTCTCCGACCCGAGCCTCTTCCTCAACGGGATGCTCGATCGATCGGACAACGCCCGCTTCGCCGACAACGTCGTGTCGGCGGACGAGCACGTGATCCTCGACTTCTCTCACGGCGCGACCGTCCCGCCGTTCGTCGTCGCCGTCGACGTCCTCCAGCACGCCCCGCTCCTGCAGGCGCTCGTCCTCGTCGGCGGCGTCGGCGTGGTCGCTGGCTGGGTCGTCGTCCCCGGGATCCGCGCGCGTCGCCGCGGCCGCGCTCGCCGGCCCACGCCCCTCGCGATCGGCGACGAGTCGACGCTCCGGGCGTCGCTCCGCCGCGCACACCCCGACTGGGACGAGGCGAACGTCGACCGGGTCGCGATGGTCGTCGCCCGCCGAATGACGGACGCCCGGCGCGACGAGCGTGACGTACGCGGGGGGGCCGACTGA
- a CDS encoding glycosyltransferase family 4 protein → MKITHVAHHYLPMVGGLEHYTHRLCASLDLLGHRTTVLTTDESLGRAYPPVELGDVTYCRTNASILRNPFSLELFRRLRASDADVYHLHSPWTLSSLEAVAALPRDVPVVVTLHGFQPFPGRLARLVSRAYRPFAQRVFARADAVIVLGETDAARLHREFDVPASKVVVVPNGIDLDATSAPPEAVDAFRRRYDLDPAVPTVLFVGRLVPEKNPQLLVETLAGPLCDVDCQAVVVGVGDDAYADRLAASADDRVRFTGALPYDEVLAAYGAADVFVLLSVSEGLPTVVLEAMNAGLPVVATPVGAVPEFLTEDHGAIVPVDATPDELAAALDPLLADADVRALAGARNQALVRERFDWTTIAATIESLYADLVGVDDGRVGVPETPNDPRAAAR, encoded by the coding sequence ATGAAGATCACGCACGTCGCTCACCACTACCTACCGATGGTCGGGGGGCTGGAACATTACACGCACCGGCTCTGTGCGTCGCTCGATCTGCTGGGCCACCGGACCACGGTGCTCACGACCGACGAGAGTCTCGGCCGGGCGTACCCCCCGGTCGAACTCGGCGACGTGACCTACTGCCGGACGAACGCCTCGATCCTCCGCAACCCGTTCTCGCTCGAACTGTTCCGCCGGCTCCGCGCGAGCGACGCCGACGTCTACCACCTCCACAGCCCGTGGACGCTCTCGTCGCTCGAAGCGGTGGCCGCCCTGCCGCGCGACGTGCCCGTCGTCGTCACCCTCCACGGCTTCCAGCCGTTTCCCGGCCGGCTCGCTCGCCTCGTCTCGCGCGCGTACCGTCCGTTCGCCCAGCGCGTGTTCGCGCGTGCCGACGCGGTCATCGTCCTCGGTGAGACGGACGCCGCGCGGCTCCACCGCGAGTTCGACGTGCCGGCCTCGAAGGTCGTCGTCGTGCCCAACGGGATCGACCTCGACGCGACGTCGGCTCCCCCCGAGGCGGTCGACGCGTTCCGCCGCCGGTACGACCTCGATCCCGCCGTCCCGACGGTCCTGTTCGTCGGTCGGCTCGTCCCCGAGAAGAACCCGCAACTACTCGTCGAGACGCTCGCCGGCCCGTTGTGTGACGTCGACTGTCAGGCGGTCGTCGTCGGCGTGGGCGACGACGCGTACGCCGACCGGCTGGCGGCCAGCGCCGACGACCGCGTCCGGTTCACCGGCGCGCTCCCGTACGACGAGGTGCTCGCCGCGTACGGCGCCGCCGACGTCTTCGTCCTCCTCTCGGTCTCGGAGGGGCTCCCGACGGTCGTCCTCGAGGCGATGAACGCGGGACTCCCGGTCGTCGCGACGCCCGTCGGTGCCGTCCCCGAGTTCCTCACCGAGGACCACGGCGCGATCGTCCCGGTCGACGCGACCCCAGACGAACTCGCGGCGGCCCTCGACCCGCTCCTCGCCGACGCGGACGTCCGCGCGCTCGCGGGCGCTCGCAACCAGGCGCTCGTCCGCGAGCGCTTCGACTGGACCACCATCGCCGCCACTATCGAGTCGCTGTACGCCGACCTCGTCGGCGTCGACGACGGCCGTGTCGGCGTCCCCGAGACGCCGAACGACCCGCGCGCGGCGGCGCGCTGA